The Pontibacter sp. SGAir0037 DNA segment CAGGAGTCGCTGGCAGATGATGCCGGAGTGCCGGCTGATGGAAAAGGCTTCAGGCGGTTTTCGCTGGCACATAACGTAAGGTCGGAGCAGGAAGTAGACGAGCTGGTAGCCGCACTTGAAGAGAAAGGCGCTACTGTTTTAAAGCGTCCGGAAAAAGTGTTCTGGGGTGGGTACAGCAGCTATGTGGCAGACCCTGACGAAAACCTGTGGGAAATTGCGTACAACCCTTTCCTGCCACTCGATGCAAACGGGAATACCAGTACCCTCTCTTAGCTTTGTTTATTTTAAAAATGATTACCCTTTGTGCAA contains these protein-coding regions:
- a CDS encoding VOC family protein, encoding MEQRITLITLGVRNLQRSKDFYMKVFGWQPAEGSSDGIVFFQLNGMQLALFPQESLADDAGVPADGKGFRRFSLAHNVRSEQEVDELVAALEEKGATVLKRPEKVFWGGYSSYVADPDENLWEIAYNPFLPLDANGNTSTLS